A single Fundidesulfovibrio terrae DNA region contains:
- a CDS encoding rhodanese-like domain-containing protein: MKRTAPLFLAAIIAAGGIFAPPPVSPLSMAQAKEPVLPRAATPAETAQLLAKPPAGFEIVDIRPQAEFADYALPGSLNLDAAAVLADESFFTGAGPLLIVDKDGTRAFALAGALAQKTSRPLLVLRGGLAAWWAEREMGAVVKETPLTGAPSPAPAPGKAPASPGAPSAPGSSGSPAPGTPAAPATPGAPAPAPQPPASKSAGC; the protein is encoded by the coding sequence ATGAAACGCACGGCACCGCTCTTCCTGGCGGCGATCATCGCCGCCGGGGGGATTTTTGCGCCCCCGCCCGTCTCGCCCCTTTCGATGGCCCAGGCCAAGGAGCCGGTCCTGCCCAGGGCCGCCACCCCCGCCGAGACCGCCCAGCTGCTGGCCAAGCCGCCGGCTGGATTCGAAATCGTGGACATCCGGCCCCAGGCCGAATTCGCCGACTATGCCCTGCCCGGCAGCCTGAACCTGGACGCGGCCGCCGTCCTGGCCGACGAATCGTTTTTCACAGGAGCCGGTCCCCTGCTCATCGTGGACAAGGACGGCACCAGGGCCTTCGCCCTGGCCGGAGCGCTGGCCCAGAAGACCTCGCGCCCCCTGCTGGTGCTGCGGGGCGGCCTGGCCGCCTGGTGGGCCGAACGGGAAATGGGCGCGGTGGTCAAGGAAACCCCGCTGACCGGCGCGCCGTCCCCGGCTCCCGCCCCGGGCAAGGCCCCCGCATCACCCGGGGCTCCCAGTGCTCCCGGTTCCTCGGGCTCCCCGGCCCCGGGAACTCCCGCCGCTCCGGCAACGCCCGGTGCGCCCGCTCCGGCCCCGCAACCCCCGGCCTCCAAAAGCGCAGGATGCTAG
- a CDS encoding YeeE/YedE thiosulfate transporter family protein codes for MSDHIISDAPQEAPGEENSAPEGGRDASAQASAASGSPSSARPAVPQGPGKPPMNPYLAGMFLGLTLLASYLILGAGLGASGGFARFGAWLEHQVLPAHVEAAAYFGPWFPAPLSYYLVFMVAGVFAGGFLSAISGGRLSFMIERGPTASSSRRLLLALIGGCLAGFASRLAQGCTSGQGLSGGAMLLTGSFVFMGCLFATGYLTAWAFRRQWK; via the coding sequence ATGAGTGACCATATCATTTCAGACGCCCCCCAGGAAGCGCCCGGCGAGGAGAACTCCGCGCCCGAGGGCGGCCGGGACGCCTCGGCGCAGGCCTCGGCCGCGTCCGGCTCCCCCTCGTCCGCACGGCCAGCCGTGCCGCAAGGCCCCGGCAAACCGCCCATGAACCCCTATCTGGCCGGGATGTTCCTGGGGCTCACCCTCTTGGCCTCCTACCTCATCCTGGGGGCCGGCCTGGGCGCGTCCGGCGGCTTCGCCCGCTTCGGAGCCTGGCTCGAACATCAGGTCCTCCCGGCCCACGTGGAGGCGGCCGCCTATTTCGGCCCCTGGTTCCCGGCTCCGCTCAGCTACTACTTGGTGTTCATGGTGGCGGGCGTGTTCGCGGGCGGGTTCCTCTCCGCCATATCCGGCGGAAGGCTCTCGTTCATGATCGAGCGCGGCCCCACGGCGTCCTCCTCCCGCAGGCTTCTTCTGGCGCTCATCGGCGGCTGCCTGGCTGGGTTCGCCTCGCGCCTGGCCCAGGGGTGCACCTCGGGCCAGGGGCTTAGCGGCGGGGCGATGCTCCTCACCGGGAGCTTCGTGTTCATGGGCTGCCTCTTCGCCACAGGCTACCTCACCGCCTGGGCCTTCAGGAGGCAGTGGAAATGA
- a CDS encoding rhodanese-like domain-containing protein: MIATLYSTGQLNAPIGFMAALALGFCFGLCLEKAGFGSSKRLAGVFYLTDMSVVKVMFSAMVTAAIGLTAAERMGAVSLDALYLMPTMLGAHAIGGVIFGLGFAMGGWCPGTAAVGVGSGRLDALVFLAGIVLGSIGYSEAYPWVAPYASMGSKGVVFLHQSLDITKDQLLLGLTGAAVVMFWICEVIERGPAIARPGVSRIFLAGFSMLLCVAALVALNMPKIDMAPGAATIASPGVPAAPQAPAASPEAGLLADVQTGKDHVEPEELAARLMAGDASITLVDIRSKAEFDSFHLKGAVNVVVSQLPEALAAKRGQGIIVLYSNGMTHPAQARDALVRMGFPNVYMLTDGLTGFFERVLKPASLRDEPASPEKAAGIAAARKFFLPAEWTKPAAPALLTPPGQLPGLVDAAWLAANLGKPGLAVIDLRTQPQYNSGHIPGSLSLQLESLRGNVGGVPSSLLPAPMLAQHLSQMGVGPRDLVVIVAGESPHDATLAAVALERVGHIRYAVLSGGMKAWTAANLPKDMALPKVTPSRHPAPEYGNAPDAFTVSGAEVFAAMTAGKTTIIDVRPAEYYTGAKTDEARAGHIPNAVNRPFSEDTAKGPGDATVLKPVAELEKAYAAIIPSKDSPVIVHCRTGHQASQTWWILTRLLGYTNVKYYDAGWTEWAARPEWPVAASPPPPDKEQKK; the protein is encoded by the coding sequence ATGATCGCCACCCTCTATTCCACCGGGCAGTTGAACGCCCCCATCGGTTTCATGGCCGCCCTGGCCCTGGGCTTCTGCTTCGGCCTGTGCCTGGAGAAGGCCGGATTCGGCAGCTCCAAGCGGCTCGCGGGCGTCTTCTACCTCACGGACATGTCCGTGGTGAAGGTGATGTTTTCAGCCATGGTCACTGCGGCCATCGGCCTTACGGCCGCCGAGCGCATGGGCGCGGTCAGCCTTGACGCCCTGTACCTCATGCCCACGATGCTTGGCGCGCACGCCATCGGCGGCGTGATCTTCGGCCTGGGCTTCGCCATGGGCGGCTGGTGCCCGGGTACGGCCGCCGTGGGCGTGGGTTCCGGACGCCTGGACGCCCTGGTGTTCCTGGCGGGCATCGTGCTCGGCTCCATCGGCTACAGCGAAGCCTACCCGTGGGTGGCTCCCTACGCCTCCATGGGCTCCAAAGGGGTGGTGTTCCTGCACCAGAGCCTGGACATCACCAAGGACCAGCTGCTGCTCGGCCTCACGGGCGCGGCCGTGGTCATGTTCTGGATATGCGAGGTGATCGAGCGCGGACCGGCCATCGCCCGGCCCGGCGTCAGCAGGATCTTCCTGGCCGGATTCAGCATGCTTTTGTGCGTGGCCGCCCTGGTGGCCCTGAACATGCCCAAGATCGATATGGCCCCGGGTGCAGCCACCATCGCCTCTCCGGGCGTCCCGGCCGCTCCCCAGGCCCCGGCGGCCTCGCCCGAGGCAGGCCTGCTGGCCGACGTGCAGACCGGCAAGGACCACGTGGAGCCCGAGGAGCTGGCCGCGCGGCTCATGGCGGGCGACGCCTCCATCACCCTGGTGGACATACGCTCCAAGGCCGAGTTCGACTCCTTCCACCTCAAGGGGGCGGTGAACGTCGTCGTGTCCCAGTTGCCTGAGGCCCTGGCCGCCAAGCGCGGGCAGGGGATCATCGTGCTCTACTCCAATGGGATGACCCACCCGGCCCAGGCCCGCGACGCCCTGGTCCGCATGGGCTTCCCCAACGTCTACATGCTCACCGACGGCCTGACCGGATTCTTCGAGAGGGTCCTCAAGCCCGCCTCCCTGCGCGACGAGCCCGCCTCGCCGGAAAAGGCCGCCGGTATCGCCGCCGCGCGCAAGTTCTTCCTGCCCGCCGAGTGGACCAAGCCAGCCGCCCCGGCCCTCCTCACGCCGCCGGGACAGCTGCCGGGCCTCGTGGACGCCGCCTGGCTGGCCGCCAATCTGGGCAAGCCCGGCCTTGCGGTCATCGACCTGCGCACGCAGCCGCAGTACAACTCCGGGCACATCCCCGGCAGCCTCTCCCTGCAGTTGGAAAGCCTGCGCGGCAACGTGGGCGGCGTGCCCTCGTCGCTCCTGCCCGCTCCCATGCTGGCCCAGCACCTGAGCCAGATGGGCGTCGGGCCGCGCGACCTGGTGGTGATCGTGGCGGGCGAATCCCCCCATGACGCCACCCTGGCCGCCGTGGCCCTGGAACGCGTCGGCCACATCCGCTACGCCGTGCTCTCCGGCGGCATGAAGGCGTGGACCGCCGCCAACCTTCCCAAGGACATGGCGCTTCCCAAGGTGACCCCCTCGCGCCACCCCGCGCCGGAATACGGCAACGCGCCCGACGCCTTCACCGTGAGCGGGGCCGAGGTCTTCGCCGCCATGACCGCCGGAAAGACGACCATCATCGACGTGCGCCCGGCAGAGTACTACACCGGGGCCAAGACCGACGAAGCCCGCGCCGGACATATCCCCAATGCCGTGAACCGGCCTTTCAGCGAGGACACGGCCAAGGGACCCGGCGACGCAACCGTCCTCAAGCCCGTGGCCGAGCTGGAAAAGGCCTACGCGGCCATCATCCCCTCCAAGGATTCGCCGGTCATCGTGCACTGCCGCACGGGACACCAAGCCTCCCAAACCTGGTGGATACTCACGCGCCTTTTGGGGTACACCAACGTCAAATACTACGACGCGGGCTGGACCGAATGGGCCGCCCGTCCGGAATGGCCGGTGGCCGCCTCGCCGCCGCCCCCGGACAAGGAGCAGAAGAAATGA
- a CDS encoding MTH1187 family thiamine-binding protein → MSVIAELSIFPLGVQGSLAPYVAKAVHLIRESGLPHHLGPMGTCVEGEWDEVMAVVDQCFKALAVDQERVYMTLKVDWRAGRENGLHSKTASVESQFWSAR, encoded by the coding sequence ATGAGCGTCATCGCCGAACTCTCCATCTTTCCGCTGGGAGTGCAGGGCAGCCTCGCGCCCTACGTGGCCAAGGCCGTGCACCTGATCCGCGAATCCGGGCTGCCGCACCACCTGGGCCCCATGGGCACCTGCGTCGAGGGGGAATGGGACGAGGTCATGGCCGTGGTGGACCAGTGCTTCAAGGCCCTGGCCGTCGACCAGGAGCGGGTCTACATGACCCTCAAGGTGGACTGGCGCGCCGGACGCGAAAACGGCCTGCACTCCAAGACCGCATCCGTGGAGTCGCAGTTCTGGAGCGCCCGGTGA
- the ybgF gene encoding tol-pal system protein YbgF, producing the protein MKRPGLLAAPVPVLALALALGLSGCAAEPKPVDPGQMAQANMQADLTALKSRNQELRMRLEEIESILGKQGRGFTLEDVNKRLAQLEETVYRMAATLGVDAGTRAPSPSGTTAAPAGQYPGAPSGTPGSYGADTPPAGPISMGPGSTDPAEAIYNMAMEAYNQRDYDRANTLFSEMLKSYPSSRQAPGALFWQAETNYQQGDYARAALLCQDLIQKYPSNPMAASAMLKQGLCFRKLGKLQAAKILFQDVVKRYPGGPEARSAQVQLKELR; encoded by the coding sequence GTGAAACGCCCGGGCCTTCTCGCTGCGCCGGTTCCGGTCCTGGCTTTGGCGCTCGCCCTGGGTCTTTCGGGGTGCGCCGCGGAGCCCAAGCCCGTCGATCCCGGGCAGATGGCCCAGGCCAACATGCAGGCCGACCTGACCGCGCTCAAGTCGCGCAACCAGGAACTGCGCATGCGCCTGGAGGAGATCGAGTCCATCCTGGGCAAGCAGGGACGCGGCTTCACCCTGGAGGACGTCAACAAGCGCCTGGCGCAGCTCGAGGAGACCGTGTACCGCATGGCCGCCACCCTGGGGGTGGACGCAGGGACGCGCGCGCCCTCGCCGTCCGGAACGACCGCCGCTCCGGCCGGACAGTACCCCGGCGCGCCCTCCGGCACGCCCGGCTCCTACGGCGCAGACACGCCCCCGGCCGGACCCATCAGCATGGGGCCGGGCTCCACCGATCCGGCCGAGGCCATCTACAACATGGCCATGGAAGCCTACAACCAGCGCGACTACGACCGGGCCAACACCCTGTTCTCGGAGATGCTCAAGAGCTACCCCTCCTCGCGCCAGGCTCCGGGGGCGCTCTTCTGGCAGGCCGAGACCAACTACCAGCAGGGGGACTACGCCCGGGCCGCGCTTCTGTGCCAGGACCTCATCCAGAAATACCCCAGCAACCCCATGGCCGCGTCCGCCATGCTCAAGCAGGGACTGTGCTTCCGCAAGCTCGGCAAGCTCCAGGCGGCCAAGATACTGTTCCAGGACGTGGTGAAACGCTACCCCGGCGGCCCCGAGGCCAGAAGCGCCCAGGTGCAGTTGAAGGAGCTGCGGTAA
- a CDS encoding methyl-accepting chemotaxis protein encodes MKIQLSLRAKLVIFCLAIGILPLAFMGVYSVRQASGSLSQQAFGQLESVRDSRREALRQQVDKWLAEVRIYASVKEVYNAIGMLRDIFMGKSSTGVRNDVSDPEFAEMVQFVAPAFEPFVSVLGYRDALLVDEYGRVIFSVSKGLELGEDLDKGPLKDSGLARSWRKAMQGRTVFEDFAPYQPLGNAPAAFVASPVHNHVGGIDGVALLRIAPEDLASIMASRSGKDETGESFLTGADRLMRTDSASHPDTHSVAASFADPARGRMDIPAVARALEGHTGSEITVDVAGKAVLAAYTPVKAGDATWALVTVIDKDEAFAAVRRLTNASLILGLCTAAIILACSVAFLRREIVRPFDSLRLFLDRIAKGDFQAELTGRFKAEMAVLSGGITRMVGEIKNKLGFSQGILQAMTLPCMVTSPEGKVAFVNAPLLELLELDLAPAECAGMDVDDFFAATPSLADAPRRSFAEKHPVRGVELEGRGARGWAFFVRQDCAPLYDLDAVPLGTFTLFTDLTGIKDQEALIRRQNEKITQVAEQANLIAMHVSQGAEELSGQVESIREGAHHQTTRLAETSRAMDEMNAALVEVARVAGEAAGSSDAASGQAGEGSQVVAHCIDSIDKVFSLSNEHQQSMNDLGDKATSIGRIIGVIDDIADQTNLLALNAAIEAARAGDAGRGFAVVADEVRKLAEKTQNATREVSQSIAEIQRVTRLNIDGTEKSFEAISQANSLVKRSGDALARIVDYTSATADQVRRIAASAEEQSSAHHQVNGAVSEVNEIAQETSLGMVDTAEAVTYLAAQASELRELIDSMVSGDQGAPELRAAGAPALESRQGHYPQRRMLVM; translated from the coding sequence GTGAAAATCCAGCTCAGCCTGCGCGCCAAACTCGTCATCTTCTGCCTGGCCATAGGCATCCTGCCCCTTGCGTTCATGGGTGTCTACAGCGTCCGCCAGGCATCCGGCAGCCTTTCCCAGCAGGCCTTCGGCCAGCTCGAATCCGTGCGCGACTCGCGCCGCGAGGCCCTGCGCCAGCAGGTGGACAAATGGCTGGCCGAGGTGCGCATCTACGCCTCCGTGAAGGAGGTCTACAACGCCATCGGCATGCTGCGGGACATCTTCATGGGCAAGTCCAGCACCGGCGTGCGAAACGACGTCAGCGACCCCGAATTCGCGGAGATGGTCCAGTTCGTGGCCCCAGCCTTCGAGCCCTTCGTCTCGGTGCTGGGCTACCGGGACGCCCTGCTGGTGGACGAGTACGGCCGGGTCATCTTCAGCGTAAGCAAGGGGCTGGAGCTGGGCGAGGACCTGGACAAGGGCCCCCTCAAGGACTCCGGCCTGGCCAGGTCCTGGCGCAAGGCCATGCAGGGCCGGACCGTGTTCGAGGATTTCGCCCCCTACCAGCCCCTGGGCAACGCTCCGGCGGCCTTCGTGGCCAGCCCCGTGCACAACCACGTGGGAGGCATCGACGGCGTGGCCCTGCTGCGCATCGCCCCCGAGGACCTGGCCTCCATCATGGCCTCGCGCTCCGGCAAGGACGAAACCGGCGAGAGCTTCCTCACGGGCGCGGACCGGCTCATGCGCACGGACAGCGCCTCCCACCCGGACACCCACTCCGTGGCGGCCTCCTTCGCCGACCCGGCCAGGGGCAGGATGGACATCCCGGCCGTGGCCCGGGCCCTGGAAGGCCACACCGGCAGCGAGATCACCGTCGACGTGGCCGGGAAAGCCGTCCTCGCGGCCTACACCCCGGTCAAGGCCGGGGACGCCACCTGGGCGCTGGTCACGGTCATCGACAAGGACGAGGCTTTCGCCGCCGTGCGCAGGCTCACCAATGCGAGCCTCATCCTGGGTCTGTGCACCGCCGCGATCATCCTGGCCTGCTCCGTGGCCTTCCTTCGCCGCGAGATCGTAAGGCCCTTCGACTCCCTGCGCCTGTTCCTGGACCGCATCGCCAAGGGCGACTTCCAGGCCGAACTCACCGGCCGTTTCAAGGCCGAAATGGCCGTGCTCTCCGGCGGCATCACCCGCATGGTGGGCGAGATAAAAAACAAGCTCGGCTTCTCCCAGGGCATCCTCCAGGCCATGACCTTGCCCTGCATGGTCACTTCCCCCGAGGGCAAGGTGGCCTTCGTCAACGCCCCCCTGCTGGAACTGCTGGAACTGGACCTTGCCCCGGCCGAATGCGCGGGCATGGACGTGGATGACTTCTTCGCCGCCACCCCCTCACTGGCCGACGCACCCCGCCGCTCGTTTGCGGAGAAGCACCCCGTGCGCGGCGTGGAACTCGAAGGGCGCGGGGCGCGCGGCTGGGCCTTCTTCGTCCGCCAGGACTGCGCCCCCCTTTACGACCTGGACGCGGTGCCCCTGGGCACCTTCACCCTCTTCACCGACCTGACCGGGATCAAGGACCAGGAAGCCCTCATCCGCCGCCAGAACGAAAAGATCACCCAGGTGGCCGAACAGGCCAACCTGATCGCCATGCACGTCTCCCAGGGAGCCGAGGAACTCTCCGGGCAGGTGGAGAGCATCCGCGAAGGAGCCCACCACCAGACCACACGCCTGGCCGAAACATCCCGGGCCATGGATGAAATGAACGCCGCCCTGGTGGAGGTGGCCCGGGTGGCCGGTGAGGCCGCCGGGAGCTCCGACGCGGCAAGCGGCCAGGCCGGGGAAGGGTCGCAGGTCGTCGCCCATTGCATCGATTCCATCGACAAGGTCTTCAGCCTCTCCAATGAACACCAACAAAGCATGAACGACCTGGGCGACAAGGCTACCTCCATCGGACGCATCATCGGCGTCATCGACGACATCGCCGACCAGACCAACCTGCTGGCCCTGAACGCCGCCATCGAGGCCGCCCGCGCGGGCGACGCCGGGCGAGGCTTCGCGGTGGTGGCCGACGAGGTGCGCAAGCTTGCCGAAAAGACCCAGAACGCCACCCGCGAGGTGTCCCAGAGCATCGCCGAAATCCAGCGCGTCACCCGCCTCAACATCGACGGCACCGAGAAATCCTTCGAGGCCATCAGCCAAGCCAACAGCCTGGTCAAACGCTCCGGCGACGCCCTGGCCCGCATCGTGGACTACACCTCCGCCACCGCCGACCAGGTGCGGCGCATCGCCGCATCCGCCGAGGAACAGTCCAGCGCGCACCACCAGGTCAACGGCGCGGTGTCGGAAGTGAACGAGATCGCCCAGGAGACCTCGCTCGGCATGGTGGACACCGCCGAGGCCGTCACCTACCTGGCCGCCCAGGCCAGCGAACTGCGGGAACTGATCGATTCCATGGTCAGCGGCGACCAGGGCGCGCCCGAACTGCGCGCGGCCGGCGCCCCGGCGCTGGAATCGCGGCAGGGACACTATCCGCAGCGCCGGATGCTGGTCATGTAG
- a CDS encoding PhoH family protein yields MTLEGSKKKNYVIDTNVLIENPNSVLALRNGNENNIFIPYHVLMELETLKNTPKLRHIVSQVITSLIENRDHITFIRNGNSDSPFTHIVDNYILREIETAQDIQDPILVTNDRLLQLQASLRNIKSEELRDSKPFESESQLYTGFVEEPRNAPPNSFLWRDGKPVMLSPEGERPIGYVNDVWNLKPRTVYQNLALELITSGHVDLVSIQSEAGFGKTYLALAAALYLVLERKEYDKIFVVKPTIEIGAKLGYLPGDIAEKMEPYMKYIFDLLVKLHRQRPANKVFLNPNDEALRLNVKKFEILPLGYVRGMNIENAFVIIDEAQNLSRSEVRALLTRMGEGVKCVCLGDTSQVDNPYLNEANNGLNWIVRKFKGFSNYGHIVLKGDRSRGPITDMVLKSKL; encoded by the coding sequence ATGACCCTGGAAGGTTCGAAGAAGAAAAATTACGTCATCGACACCAACGTCCTCATCGAAAACCCCAACTCGGTCCTGGCGCTACGAAACGGCAACGAAAACAACATCTTCATCCCCTACCACGTGCTCATGGAGCTGGAGACGCTCAAGAACACGCCCAAACTGCGCCACATCGTCTCCCAGGTCATCACCAGCCTCATCGAGAACCGCGACCACATCACCTTCATCCGCAACGGCAACTCCGACTCCCCCTTCACCCACATCGTCGACAACTACATCCTGCGCGAGATCGAAACCGCCCAGGACATCCAGGACCCCATCCTGGTGACCAACGACCGGCTCCTGCAGCTGCAGGCCTCGCTGCGCAACATCAAGAGCGAGGAGCTGCGCGACTCGAAGCCCTTCGAGTCCGAGTCGCAGCTGTACACCGGCTTCGTGGAGGAGCCCCGGAACGCCCCGCCCAACAGCTTCCTGTGGCGCGACGGCAAGCCGGTGATGCTCAGCCCTGAGGGCGAGCGGCCCATCGGCTACGTCAACGACGTCTGGAACCTGAAGCCCCGCACGGTATACCAGAACCTGGCCCTGGAGCTCATCACCTCCGGGCACGTGGACCTGGTGTCCATCCAGAGCGAGGCCGGGTTCGGCAAGACCTACCTGGCCCTGGCAGCCGCGCTGTATCTTGTGCTGGAGCGCAAGGAGTACGACAAGATCTTCGTGGTCAAGCCCACCATCGAGATCGGCGCCAAGCTCGGCTACCTGCCGGGCGACATCGCCGAGAAGATGGAACCCTACATGAAGTACATCTTCGACCTCTTGGTGAAGCTGCACCGCCAGCGTCCGGCCAACAAGGTGTTCTTGAACCCCAACGACGAGGCCCTGCGCCTGAACGTCAAGAAGTTCGAGATACTGCCCTTGGGCTACGTGCGCGGCATGAACATCGAGAACGCCTTCGTCATCATCGACGAGGCCCAGAATCTGTCGCGCTCGGAAGTGCGGGCGCTGCTGACCCGCATGGGCGAGGGGGTGAAGTGCGTGTGCCTGGGGGACACCTCCCAGGTGGACAACCCGTACCTCAACGAGGCCAACAACGGTCTTAACTGGATCGTCAGGAAATTCAAGGGGTTTTCGAACTATGGGCACATCGTCCTGAAGGGCGATCGATCGAGGGGGCCCATCACGGACATGGTGCTCAAGAGCAAGCTGTAG
- a CDS encoding glycine zipper domain-containing protein, translated as MNKKLVSILAVAVLGMGGCTNMTPTQQGALSGAAIGAGAGAGISALSGGNAGVGALLGGALGGVGGALYGHEQEKPKYRRTY; from the coding sequence ATGAACAAGAAACTCGTCTCCATTCTGGCGGTGGCGGTTCTCGGCATGGGCGGCTGCACCAACATGACCCCCACCCAGCAGGGTGCGCTGTCCGGCGCGGCCATCGGCGCGGGCGCGGGCGCGGGCATAAGCGCCCTGTCGGGCGGCAACGCGGGGGTCGGGGCCTTGCTGGGCGGCGCCCTGGGCGGCGTCGGCGGCGCGCTCTACGGCCATGAACAGGAAAAACCGAAGTACAGACGCACCTACTAA
- a CDS encoding sulfite exporter TauE/SafE family protein, with translation MEPLLPVCLTAALLAGFVQGFAGFGSVLVALPLLLTVLDVRTAVPLGSLVAVSINVVMVARLHGHIQRGPMKTLIAGSLPGMAAGAWVLKDAPDALIKGILGAVILLLVAQSVVSPAPRTAPAGRFWAVVAGFCSGTVGVCTGANGPPVIAWASRQPWRRDELRATLTFYFLLTGLCIVTVQSTQGVVTRQVLTLFAWSLPALLAGIKIGGACCGKVDERTFRTVVLTLLGLIGTSMVWQAAGTALR, from the coding sequence ATGGAACCGCTTCTGCCCGTCTGCCTCACCGCCGCCCTGCTGGCCGGATTCGTCCAGGGCTTCGCCGGATTCGGCTCCGTGCTGGTGGCCCTGCCGCTCCTCCTGACCGTGCTCGACGTGCGCACGGCCGTCCCCCTGGGCAGCCTGGTGGCCGTGTCCATCAACGTGGTGATGGTGGCGCGCCTGCACGGGCACATCCAGCGCGGCCCCATGAAGACCCTCATCGCAGGCTCCCTGCCGGGCATGGCCGCTGGTGCCTGGGTTTTGAAAGATGCGCCGGACGCCCTCATCAAGGGGATTCTGGGAGCGGTGATCCTCTTGCTGGTGGCCCAGTCCGTGGTCTCCCCGGCACCCCGGACAGCGCCTGCGGGCAGGTTCTGGGCGGTGGTCGCGGGGTTCTGCAGCGGTACGGTGGGAGTCTGCACCGGGGCCAACGGCCCGCCAGTGATAGCCTGGGCGTCGCGCCAGCCCTGGCGGCGTGACGAGCTGCGCGCCACCCTGACCTTCTATTTCCTGCTGACGGGGCTGTGCATCGTGACGGTGCAGAGCACGCAGGGGGTGGTGACGCGCCAGGTGCTCACGCTCTTCGCGTGGTCCCTGCCCGCGCTGCTGGCCGGAATCAAGATCGGCGGCGCCTGCTGCGGCAAGGTGGACGAGCGCACCTTCCGGACCGTAGTGCTGACGCTCCTCGGTTTGATCGGGACCTCCATGGTCTGGCAGGCAGCTGGGACGGCCCTGCGCTGA
- a CDS encoding sensor domain-containing diguanylate cyclase yields MRKSAKSSSPIWLLGLAGQPAKRIRLAAGEDLDVRRFDVRDTPSQTDYDRADPLVVFLDVPAWRSLQAAPPAWFKTARKVLVASDGDLPGHDEVLAGGFLACLAPPLAKARIVAAIKAARDTAGVFEDIAKLLGEAQRERDHMAQENGRLAFFQHMLARAMSTLDLAQILACLREDLGLAFPVSEVLGVFWGLSAESEIFLPDGLSVQAKAARTDYLLDLASRLRGAPPSSYRTHPVPGGDESAPAEPGRALLVPLRVEDKPFGCLSVLIHRDLAKHEQETAREALNQLAPCVKHSLDYLLLKRRADRDGLTGLYNRRSFDARLDQELKRHIRHKEGFVLLMADLDHFKAVNDTHGHLAGDAALKHAAHALESGLRSSDFLARYGGEEFAVILPHTGQSQAWMLAERLRRRVSSITLRYAGRMIPLTISIGMTGFAPGQAATPASLVAQADQALYAAKLAGRNRVSIAASREDAREAAQAGSLMAG; encoded by the coding sequence ATGCGCAAGTCCGCCAAGAGTTCCTCTCCCATCTGGCTCCTGGGCCTGGCCGGGCAGCCCGCCAAGCGCATTCGCCTGGCCGCCGGCGAGGACCTGGACGTCAGGCGCTTCGACGTGCGCGACACCCCCTCCCAGACGGATTACGACCGTGCCGACCCCCTGGTGGTGTTCCTGGACGTCCCCGCCTGGAGGAGCCTCCAGGCCGCGCCGCCCGCCTGGTTCAAGACCGCGCGCAAAGTGCTGGTGGCCTCGGACGGCGACCTGCCCGGCCACGACGAGGTCCTGGCCGGAGGCTTCCTGGCCTGCCTGGCTCCGCCCCTGGCCAAGGCCCGCATAGTCGCCGCCATCAAGGCCGCGCGCGACACCGCCGGAGTCTTCGAGGACATCGCCAAGCTGTTGGGCGAGGCCCAGCGCGAACGCGACCACATGGCGCAGGAGAACGGACGCCTGGCCTTTTTCCAGCATATGCTGGCCAGGGCCATGTCCACCCTGGACCTGGCGCAGATCCTGGCCTGCCTCCGCGAGGACCTGGGGCTGGCTTTCCCGGTGTCGGAAGTGCTCGGAGTGTTCTGGGGACTGTCCGCCGAGAGCGAGATATTCCTGCCCGATGGGCTGTCGGTCCAGGCCAAGGCCGCGCGGACCGACTACCTGCTGGACCTGGCCTCGCGCCTGCGCGGCGCGCCGCCCAGTTCCTACCGGACGCACCCGGTGCCCGGCGGGGACGAATCCGCCCCGGCCGAACCGGGACGGGCGCTGCTGGTGCCCTTGCGCGTCGAGGACAAGCCCTTCGGGTGCTTGAGCGTGCTCATCCACCGCGACCTGGCCAAGCACGAGCAGGAGACCGCCCGTGAGGCGCTCAACCAGCTGGCCCCGTGCGTCAAGCACTCCCTGGACTACCTGCTGCTCAAGCGGAGGGCCGACCGCGACGGGCTGACCGGCCTGTACAACCGCCGGAGCTTTGACGCCCGCCTGGACCAGGAACTCAAGCGCCACATACGCCACAAGGAGGGCTTCGTCCTTCTCATGGCCGACCTGGACCACTTCAAGGCCGTCAACGACACCCACGGCCACCTTGCCGGTGACGCCGCGCTCAAGCACGCGGCCCATGCCCTGGAAAGCGGCCTTCGCTCCTCGGATTTCCTGGCCCGCTACGGCGGCGAGGAATTCGCCGTCATCCTGCCGCACACGGGGCAGTCCCAGGCATGGATGCTGGCCGAGAGGCTGCGCCGCCGCGTGAGCTCGATCACGCTGCGCTACGCCGGGCGGATGATCCCGCTCACCATCTCCATCGGCATGACCGGATTCGCGCCGGGCCAAGCCGCCACTCCGGCCAGCCTGGTGGCCCAGGCCGACCAGGCCCTCTATGCGGCCAAGCTCGCCGGACGCAATCGGGTGAGCATCGCGGCCTCCCGCGAGGACGCGCGCGAGGCCGCCCAGGCCGGCAGCCTGATGGCCGGCTGA